The DNA segment CCGAGCCGGCCACGGGTTTCGAGCACGGCCTTGAGGCCGCTCAGGTTGATCAGGTGCTGGCCCTTGTTGTCGACCGTGCCACGGCCGTACCAGCGGCCGTCGCGCTCGACGAGCGTCCAGGGCGAAAGGCCCTCGCTCCATTGCGCGTCGAGGCCGCGGATGACGTCGCCATGGCCGTAGCCGAGGATGGTAGGCCAAGCCGGGTCCTCGATGCGCTCAGCGTAGAGGAAGGGGCCCTTCGCCTTGGGATGGGTCAGGATGCGGCAGGAAAAGCCGAGCGATTCGAAGAGCGGGCGCATCTCGCGCTCGAGATAGTCGGGAAGAATGGGCGCGCGGTCGGGGTTCTGGCTTTCGGTCGGCATCGCGACGAGGCGTGCGAGGTCGTTCTTCATCCGGCCCGAATCGAAATAAGCCTGTGCTGTCGCGATCGCCTGGGCGCGGGTCATGTCTCGTGCTCTCCCGGATTCATCCCGGCACAGTGGCGGGCGACGCGCGATTATGCCAGTGCCGGGAGGCCGGGCGCGCCATGCTTTCCGGGAAAGGCGGCAGGCCATGATCCTGATTCCCCATCCGCATCAGCTGATCGCGCGTGACGCCATCCTCGCCGCGCGGGCCAGGGCTAAGGCCGGCTTCCTGCTCGGGGACCTGACCGGGCTCGGCAAGACGCTCTCGGCCTGGCTCGCGCTCTCGGCGATGCCGGAGGAGGAGATGCTGGTGATCTGCCCCAAGGGGGCGATCCCGCAATGGCGGCGGACCATGGCGCTGTCGGGCCTGCCGGCCAAGCGCGTGACGCTGATGAATTTCGAGAAGACCAAATCGCTGCTCGCGCCGCCCGCCGACAGCAGGAAGCGCTCGGCGCGGGCGAAGAACAACGAGCTCGCCAGGCTCGGCACGCCGAAACGGATCTGGCCGCTCGTCGTGATCGACGAGGCGCACCGCATCCGCAATCCCAATTCGCAGCAGGGGCTGGTCTGCCGGCAGATGGCAAAGGCTGCCGCCTTCACCATCTATATGAGCGCCACCGCCGGGCAATCGCCGCACGAGTTGTCCTATCTCGCCCCGCTGCTGGCGAAGGCCGCAGGGATGCCGAGCGCCGATCTCGACGGGTTCCGCGCGCTGATGAAGCGGCTGAAGATCGGCAAGGCCAAGGGCCGCTGGAAGAACTGGAGCTGGGAGCCGAACGAGGCCGACCGCAAGGCGATGGCCGATCTGCTCTATCGCGGCGCGAACGCCATCGGCCTGCGCCGGCGGCCGGAGGAGATCGCCGGCTGGCCGGAGGTGCAGCGCGAGCTCGCGCCGGTCGCGCTGGATAGCGCGTCACGCCGGCTCTACGACGCGACCTGGCGCGAATTCCGCAAGGAGCTCGGGCTTGCAGGCGGCTCGACGCGCAAGCCGCAAGGCTGGGCCGCCGATCTGCGTTTCCGGCAGAAGGCGAGCCTGCTGCGCATTCCCGGCACCGCCGATTTCTGCGAGGACCTGCTCGGCAATGACGAGCAGGTGGCGATCTCGGTCGCCTTCCTCGAGACCAGCGCCATGCTGGCCGAGACGCTGCGTGGGCGCGGCTGGCGCGTGGCCGAGATCAACGGCGAGCGTTCGGGCGCGCAGAACGAGGAGACGCGCATCGCCTTCCAGACGGGCAGGCTCGATGCGGTGATCTTCACCGTCACCGAGTCGATCTCGCTGCATCGCGGCGAGATGCCGGGCGGCGAGCGCGAGCGGGCGCTCGTCATCCACGACATGCGCCACAGCGCGATCCAGCTCCAGCAGATCGAGGGCCGCTGCCACCGCGACGGCCAGCACGCGACGATCTTCTACGCCTATGCCGAGGACACGGTGGAGGAGGCGATCGCCGGGACCGTGATCCAGCGCATGGCGGCGATGGAGGGGCTGGCCGGCGACGACACACGCATGCTGGAGGCGATCGCGGGGATCGTCGAGGGGCGGGCGGCGGCATGAGGCGTTTACTCGCGGGCGCGCTGGCCGAGCTCCCGCGCTCCTTCGACCGACGAGCCGGTCAGCCGGACGATGCTGTTCCAGGCGTCGCGCGTATAGGCGCCCTGGTGGACGATGGCGTCGTAGCCGACGATCAGCACGATGATGATCAGAAGCAGGCGGAACACGAACAACTCCTCCGCGAAACGCTCATCAACGCCCGGCTTCGGTGACCGGTTCCCTTCCGCCGTCGTGAAATGAAGCATGGGGCACATCGGCCCTTGTCGGCGACTGCGAAACCGCGATGATGCCCTTGGGGAAGAATCGGCTCTGGAGACGACGATGAGGCTGGCGGCTTCGGTTCTTGGCGCTTTCCTTGGTCTGGCCTCGCTCGCGGCGTCCGCATCGGCGATGGAGCTCAAGGGAACGACCGTCATCCTCATCCACGGCAAGGCGGGCGGGCAGGGGCCGTTGCAGCCGCTCGCGGCCGCGCTCAAGGCGGAAGGCGCCAATGTCGTGCTGCCGCTGATGTCCTGGAGGTCGGGCTACCGGACCTATGAGCAGACCCTGGGCGAGGTTCAGGCCGCCGTGCAGCGCGCCCGCGCCGCAGATGCTGCGCGGGTCGTTCTGATGGGCCACAGCCTCGGCGCCAACATCTCGATGGGCTATGCGGCGCGCAGCGGCGGCGTCGCCGCCGTGGTGGCCCTGGCGCCGGGGCACCGGCCGGCTTTCATCGTCTCGCTGACGCAGGACAGCCTCGACCGGGCCAAGGCGATGGTCGCCGCCGGCCGCGGCGGGGAGAAAGCCAGCTTTCTCGATTTCAACCAGGGCCGCGTCTTCCCGGTGACGACGACGGCCGAGGCCTATGTCAGCTTCTTCGACCCGTCCGGCCCGGCCGCCAGCGCCGCGCAGGGAAACGGCGTCGGCGGGCCCTTGCTCTGGGTGATCGGGACGGGGGACAAGCCCGCGATGAACGATCGCGCGCCCTATTCGCGCGGAACGCGCATTCAGGTCTCCGCCGGGCACCCGGATACGCCGCGCGTCGCCGTCCGGCAGGTGATCGACTGGCTGCGGGCGCAATAGGGCCGGCTCAGCCGGCCGGCAGCAGCTCCTTCAGCCGCAGCAGGGCGATCCTTTCGACCTGCGCCAGGGCGGTGTCGAATTCCTGCGCGGGCGTGTTCTTCAGCCGCGCCTCGAAGGCGGCGAGGATGTCGGCCTTGCTCGCCCCCTTCACCGCCATGATGAAGGGGATGCCGAAGCGGGCCTTGTAGGCGTCGTTCAGGGCGGTGAAGCGGACGCGCTCGTCGCCCGTGAGGTGGTCGAGCCCGGCGGAAGCCTGCTCGCGCGTCGATTCCGGCGTCAGCTCGCCCGCGGCCGCGAGCTTGCCGGCGAGATCGGGATGGGCCGTGAGCAGCGCCATGCGCTGCTCGAGCGAGCCTTTGCGCATGGCGGTGGCCATAGCCGCGTGAAGCCCTTCGGCGCTGTCATGCTCGGCGCCGATTCCGGCATCATGGGCAGCCTCGGCGATCCAGGGCGAGTGCTCCCAGACGCGGCCGAAGACCTCGGTGAAAAGGGCCTTCGGCAGCCTGGAGGGGATGTAGCCGCCTGCGGGAGGGTGCGTCCTGATCCAGTGGCGGGCGATGTCGAGCCTCGTCGCCACCCAGACCCTGTCGTGCCCCTTCACGTAATCGAGGAAGCGGGCGAGGGCGGCGGCGCGGCCCGGCCGCCCGACGAGCCGGCAATGCAGCCCGACCGACATCATCTTCGGCGCGGTCTCGCCTTCGGCATAGAGCGTGTCGAACGAATCCTTCAGATAGGCGAAGAACTGGTCGCCGGCGTTGAAGCCCTGCGGCGTGGCGAAGCGCATGTCGTTGGCGTCGAGTGTATAGGGCACGGCGAGCTGCGGCCCCTTCGGTCCCTTCAGCCAATAGGGCAGGTCGTCGGCATAGACGTCGGCCGTGTAGAGGAAGCCGCCTTCCTCCATCGTCAGGGGAATCGTGTTCTCGGAGGTGCGCCCCTGATAGCAGCCGAGCGGACGCGCGCCGGTCAGCTCCGCCTGGATGCGGATGGCTTCCAGGATATCGGCGCGTTCGCGCTCCTTCGGCACGTCGCGGTAGTCGATCCATTTCAGGCCGTGGGTGGCGATCTCCCAGCCGGCCTCCTGCATCGATCCGACGATCTCGGGGTAGCGCGCCAGCGCGCTGGCGACCGCGAAGACGGTGACCGGCAGGTTTCGCTCGGTGAACATCCGCCAGAGCCGCCAATAGCCGGCGCGGGAGCCGTATTCGTAGAGCGACTCCATGTTCATATGGCGCTGGCCCGGCCAGGGTTGGGCGCCGACGATCTCGGAGAGGAAGGCTTCGGAGGCGGCGTCGCCATGCAGGATGCAGTTCTCGCCGCCCTCCTCGTAATTGATGACGAACTGGACGGCGATGCGGGCCCCGCCCGGCCAATGCGGGTGGGGGGCGTGGCGGCCATAGCCCTGAAGGTCGCGGGGATAGGCGGTCGTGGTCATCGGGTGCACGCTCGCAAACTGATTCAGGTCGTGATGCTAAGCCGCTATCGTCGAAAGGAAAACGCCGCTCAGCTGCCTCGATAGGTCGTGTAGCCATAGGGCGAGGCCAAGAGCGGCACGTGATAATGGAGCGTCGTATCGGACAGGCCGAAGCGCACCGTCACGATGTCGAGGAAGGCAGGCTCCGGCAGCGCGACGCCGCGCTCGCGGAAATAGGCGCCGATCGCGAAATCGATCTCGTAGATGCCCGGCCGGGTCGCGTCGGGCGCCATGAGCGGCGCCTCGGTGCGTCCATCCGCATTGGTGACGGCCTGGACAAGCGTCTGCGGTCCCTGCGGGCCGATGCGGCGCAGCGAAACCGCGACGCCGGCGGCGGGCAGCCCGCCATGGGTGTCGAGGATATGGGTGGTCAGCCCGGCCATTTTGTCCCTCGTAAGTGGATTGCGCGCTTCGGTTCGCTATTCTAGGCCGAATCGGGGGCAGCGGAACGCCATGCTCGAAGCCTATCTGATGGAATGGGGCGCGATGATGCTGCGCTGGCTCCATGTCGTCACGGCGATCGCCTGGATCGGGGCCTCGTTCTTCTTCATCCATCTCGACGCCTCGCTGAAGCCGGCGCAGGACATTCCCCCCGGCACCGGCGGGCGCGCCTGGCAGGTGCATGGCGGCGGCTTCTACGAGATGCGCAAATACATGGTCGCGCCCGCCGTGATGCCGGCCGAGCTGACCTGGCACAAATGGCAGAGCTACTGGACCTGGATCTCCGGCTTCTTCCTCCTGGTCTGGGTCTATTACGCCCAGTCGGAGCTCTATCTGATCGACCCGGCGGTGATGCAGCTCTCCCCCTTCGCGGCGGGTGCCATCGGCATCGCGGCGCTGGCCGGCGGCTGGCTGATCTACGACTGGATGTGCAGGTCGCCGCTCGGGAAGCATGACGTCTGGCTGGGGCTCGTCGGCTTCGGCTATGTCGTCGCGGCGAGCTTCGCTTTCGCCAACGTGTTCTCGGGACGCGGCGCGCTGATCCACACCGGCGCGCTGATGGCGACGATCATGACCGCCAACGTCTTCTTCAACATCATGCCGGGGCAGCGGAAGGTGATCGCGGCGCTCGCCGCCGGTGAGACGCCGGATCCGAAATACGGCAAGGCCGCCAAGCAGCGCTCGACGCACAACAACTACATCACCCTGCCGGTGCTGTTCCTGATGCTGTCGAACCATTATCCGGTGACCTATGCCGATGCGGGCGCGATCCCGCTGCTGGTGGCGCTGGTGATCGTGGCCGGGGCGCTGATCCGGCATTTCTTCAATGTCCGACATGCGGACCATGCGAAATCGCCCTGGTGGTGCTGGGCGGTGGCGGTGCTGGCGCTCTGGCTCGCCTTCTGGGTGGCGATGTCGTCCTCGCCGGGCGGGCGCGAGCGGCTCGGCCTGAAGCCGCGCGAGCCGGGCCGGCCCGTCCTCGCGGCGGGGACGGCGCTGCCGCCGGCGGAGGTTTCGGATATCGTCACCGGGCGCTGTGCGATGTGCCATGCGCCGGAGCCGTCCTGGCCGGGCATCCAGATTGCGCCGAAGGGCGTGCTGCTGCACGAGCCGGAAGAGATCGCCCGCCATGCCCGCGCCATCCGGACGCAAGCGGTGATGACCCATGCGATGCCGCCGAACAACCTCTCCGGCATGACGCCGGCCGAGCGGAAGGTGCTGGCGGGTTGGCTCGCCGCGGCGCGCTGAGGCGCTTTCTTTCCGCTTTTTTCGGCGTGCCCCCGCTTGCGTTCACGCTCGCGTGATCCGTTCAGATTCGGTTCAGCTATGCGGTCGCATGGTCCCCGCCGCCGACAGGCCGGAGGCTGGATCCCAGAGCGGGGCCGTCCGTGCCGAGGACCTTGGGGGTCCGCTTGAGACGCGTGGATGCAAGGGGCGCCGGATATCTGCTGGCGGCTGTCGGTTTCGCCGTGGCATGGGGCATCCTGTGCTGGCCCTGGCTATCGGGGGCGGTGACGATTCCGTTCGATGCGAAGGCGCATTTCCAGGCGCAGGTGCAGTTCCTCGCCAATGCGATCCATACCGGCCAGTCGCCCTTCTGGAACCACAACGTCTTCGCCGGCTCGCCGCAGATCGCCGATCCGCAATCGCTGATCTTCTCGCCCGCGATCCTGCTCGCGCTCCTCTCGCCGGCGCCGAGCTTCCGCGAGGTCGATGCCTATGTGCTGGCGCATCTGCTCGCCGGGGGGCTCGCCCTCATCCTGTTCTTCCGCGATCGCGGCTGGCATCCGGCCGGTGGGCTGATGGCGGCGCTGGTCTTCGCCTTCGGCGCCTCGGCGGCCTGGCGGGTGCAGCATGTCGGGCAGATCGCGAGCTATGCCTTCTTCGCCATCGCCTTCTGGCTGACGGCGCGGATGCTGCAGCGCTCCTCCACCCTGACTGGCGCCTTTGCGGGCCTTGCCGCCGGCATGATGGTGCTGGAGCCGGACCAGGTCGCGCTCCTGGGCTCCTATGTGCTCGTCGCCATGGTCGTGGCGCACTGGATCTCCGGCGGCCGGGCCGCCTTCCGGGCGAGCCTCATGCCGGTTGTGGCCGCGAGCGTGGTCGGGATCGCGATCATCGCCCTGCCGCTGCTCTGGACCTGGCTCTTCGCCGAGGCGACGACGCGGCCGGAGATCGATTTCGCGTTCGCGGCGCGCGGCTCGCTGCATCCGGTCTCGCTGCTCTCCGCCTTCATCGGCGACCTGTTCGGCGCCAGGGACCCGGCCGTCGAATTCTGGGGGCCCTATGGCGATCCGCAGGTGCTCTACCTGTCGCAGAACATGGCGCAGGTCTATGTCGGGGCGCTGCCGCTGCTGCTGCTGCTGGCGCCGGGGCTGACGCGCGGCTGGCTCTGGGACCGCTCGGTGCGCCTGCTGACGCTGCTGTTCGTCCTGATGGTGCTGTTCGCGCTCGGTCGCTTCACGCCGCTGTTCCATCTCGCCTATGAGTATCTGCCCGGCGTCAAGCAGTTCCGCCGGCCGGCCGACGCCACCTTCCTGATCGGCGCGCTGGCGGCGGTGCTCTCCGGCTATGTGCTGCACCGCATCCTGACGGCGCAGCCCGGCACCTGCTTCCGCCGCGATCTTATGATCGGGGCGGGACTGGTTCTCGGCATGTTCGGTCTCGCGCTTACGGTCTCGCGCGGCTTCGGCCATCTCGCCGACGCCTGGAAGCCGGCCGGCACGGCGCTCGGCTGGTTCGCGGTCGCAGGCGGGGCGTTCTTCATCCTCCAGCGCCGGCGCGGCGCGCTCGGGACGGTGGCCGCGGCCGTGCTGGTCACAGGCGTCGTCGCCGCCGATCTCGCCGCCAACAACGGCCCCAACGAATCGACCGCGCTGCCGCCGCAGATGTACGACGTGCTCGAGCCCGGCACCAAGAACGACACCATCGCGCTCCTGAAGCAGCTGACCGCCCAGCCCCAGGGCTCGCCGCGCCGCGACCGGGTCGAGCTGCTCGGCATGGGCTTCGAATGGCCGAATGCCGGCATGGTCCACGGCTTCGACCATACGCTGGGCTACAACCCCTTGCGTCTCGAGGATTTCTCGGAGGCCGTGGGCACGGGCGACGGTATCGCCAGGCCCGCCGACCGCAAGTTCACGCCGCTCTTCCCGTCCTATCGCTGCCGGCTCGCGAACCTGCTGGGCTTGCGCTACATCGCCTCGCCGGTCCCGATCGGGCAGGTCGACCACGCGCTCGGCGAGGGTGACCTCACCCTGATCGCCCGGACGAAGCAGGGCTATATCTACGAGAACCCGCGGGCGCT comes from the Bosea sp. (in: a-proteobacteria) genome and includes:
- a CDS encoding SNF2-related protein, which produces MILIPHPHQLIARDAILAARARAKAGFLLGDLTGLGKTLSAWLALSAMPEEEMLVICPKGAIPQWRRTMALSGLPAKRVTLMNFEKTKSLLAPPADSRKRSARAKNNELARLGTPKRIWPLVVIDEAHRIRNPNSQQGLVCRQMAKAAAFTIYMSATAGQSPHELSYLAPLLAKAAGMPSADLDGFRALMKRLKIGKAKGRWKNWSWEPNEADRKAMADLLYRGANAIGLRRRPEEIAGWPEVQRELAPVALDSASRRLYDATWREFRKELGLAGGSTRKPQGWAADLRFRQKASLLRIPGTADFCEDLLGNDEQVAISVAFLETSAMLAETLRGRGWRVAEINGERSGAQNEETRIAFQTGRLDAVIFTVTESISLHRGEMPGGERERALVIHDMRHSAIQLQQIEGRCHRDGQHATIFYAYAEDTVEEAIAGTVIQRMAAMEGLAGDDTRMLEAIAGIVEGRAAA
- a CDS encoding alpha/beta fold hydrolase, which gives rise to MRLAASVLGAFLGLASLAASASAMELKGTTVILIHGKAGGQGPLQPLAAALKAEGANVVLPLMSWRSGYRTYEQTLGEVQAAVQRARAADAARVVLMGHSLGANISMGYAARSGGVAAVVALAPGHRPAFIVSLTQDSLDRAKAMVAAGRGGEKASFLDFNQGRVFPVTTTAEAYVSFFDPSGPAASAAQGNGVGGPLLWVIGTGDKPAMNDRAPYSRGTRIQVSAGHPDTPRVAVRQVIDWLRAQ
- the uraH gene encoding hydroxyisourate hydrolase, with the protein product MAGLTTHILDTHGGLPAAGVAVSLRRIGPQGPQTLVQAVTNADGRTEAPLMAPDATRPGIYEIDFAIGAYFRERGVALPEPAFLDIVTVRFGLSDTTLHYHVPLLASPYGYTTYRGS
- a CDS encoding urate hydroxylase PuuD, with protein sequence MLEAYLMEWGAMMLRWLHVVTAIAWIGASFFFIHLDASLKPAQDIPPGTGGRAWQVHGGGFYEMRKYMVAPAVMPAELTWHKWQSYWTWISGFFLLVWVYYAQSELYLIDPAVMQLSPFAAGAIGIAALAGGWLIYDWMCRSPLGKHDVWLGLVGFGYVVAASFAFANVFSGRGALIHTGALMATIMTANVFFNIMPGQRKVIAALAAGETPDPKYGKAAKQRSTHNNYITLPVLFLMLSNHYPVTYADAGAIPLLVALVIVAGALIRHFFNVRHADHAKSPWWCWAVAVLALWLAFWVAMSSSPGGRERLGLKPREPGRPVLAAGTALPPAEVSDIVTGRCAMCHAPEPSWPGIQIAPKGVLLHEPEEIARHARAIRTQAVMTHAMPPNNLSGMTPAERKVLAGWLAAAR
- the puuE gene encoding allantoinase PuuE → MTTTAYPRDLQGYGRHAPHPHWPGGARIAVQFVINYEEGGENCILHGDAASEAFLSEIVGAQPWPGQRHMNMESLYEYGSRAGYWRLWRMFTERNLPVTVFAVASALARYPEIVGSMQEAGWEIATHGLKWIDYRDVPKERERADILEAIRIQAELTGARPLGCYQGRTSENTIPLTMEEGGFLYTADVYADDLPYWLKGPKGPQLAVPYTLDANDMRFATPQGFNAGDQFFAYLKDSFDTLYAEGETAPKMMSVGLHCRLVGRPGRAAALARFLDYVKGHDRVWVATRLDIARHWIRTHPPAGGYIPSRLPKALFTEVFGRVWEHSPWIAEAAHDAGIGAEHDSAEGLHAAMATAMRKGSLEQRMALLTAHPDLAGKLAAAGELTPESTREQASAGLDHLTGDERVRFTALNDAYKARFGIPFIMAVKGASKADILAAFEARLKNTPAQEFDTALAQVERIALLRLKELLPAG